ATTTTGCCCAATCTCGAGGAGTATGTTTaaccttgtttttgatcatatcttgaatcctggctgcttcactttcaagctcttGAATGGTTCATTCTTTGTACATGTACTTTTcacccttgtatttcttgtaagccATGATGTTATCAAGATAGTCTTTTCTCAAGGTTTCATCTGCCCTTTCTGATAATTGCTGACAAAGGTTCTTTGCAAACTGCTCCAAAgttctgacttgtgtgagcaggaATTGATAGTGCCTTTGAATTTCCTTGTCAGATTTACCATGTGAATTTCttttagagatatcctctgcttgttgagcTTTGAccttcaagtattcttcaatattattAGGCCTTGGATATCCTTGAACAGATGgtaaactccttttagcagggtcatcttcagtatagaaggatttgatctcctCTCTAACTGCTATAAGCTCTAAAGGATACTAAGCACCTGCAGGAGTGATGgcagtgtttggtttttgaacttGGATAAAAGAGAGAGGAACAGGGCTTGGTATAGTAACAAGTGACAAAGGTTGTGAAGTTGGTGGTGGTGAAGAATCATCATCTTTTAAAATTAGCCTTCTCCGTTTTGGTATAGGAGATGCTGGTGGTGTTTTGGATGGTTGTGAAATGGTGATTTGAGTGGTGTTGATTGAAGTGGTGGTTggctgactaacagctgttgaaacaactggtgtttcaacctctgttgtcattacaactgatgatgtgtcattagccgtcttctgctttttggcaggatgtgatggtggtgatgagGTTGTTTTTGGTGGGGCAGTGGGAGCAGTTGTTGTATTTGAAATGGTGGTTGAAgtaccaacagttgttgatacagCAGGTGTTGCAATAGCTGTTTAGGGGCAAGATTGATTTGAGGAGCTTTTGGCAGGTTTGGAAGTTTTCTTTGTGGGTCTGGATGGTGTGTGTTTGGGTTGCCTCACTTTTATATTGGGCTGCTTTCTTTTCGGCTCAGGATTTTCATCATCCTTAGGCTCAAAAATACCCTGCTCATTCAGCTCCATAAAAGCTCTTTTCTCCTGTTCCCACCTGGCTTTAGCCTTAGCCTCCCTATCCTTTTTTACACTTACTTTTGCAtcagcaagtgcatttgtggtcacatcaacctttttactaccatctggcaaggggatGTCTACAAGCATACTATCTTTTTGTGGTTCAATATACACACCATCTGGCAAGGGGATGTCTGCAAGCATGTTTATCATTAATCTATTAATCGCCTTATCGCTAATCGCgtcgctatcgcatcgcaacttgaatcgtagattctgaatattgttttacgtgtctGTGCCatttacatgttacttgtgcatgtttattatatgttggtggtgattaatcgaaaacgcaatcacaactctatcgcaacgcaatctcgtCGTGAATTGGAAACGcaagtttatttatgttgttgtatgttagttatgGTATTTGTGTGACTATAAATTAAacctatcgcatcgcttaatcgacactcgcttaaacgcatcacAACGCTCGACGCACGAAACGAAACATCGAAACCTAACTCGCCGGAGcccttcgatcgaatggtcatccgtccggatggccatccgatcggactttCCTCCGATCCGTCACACTGCACCGCCTTTCCTCTTTTGTCACATATATCCGTTACACTGCACCGCCTTTCCTCTTTTGTGGACTTGTTTTAGAAATATCTCGCTGGAActgatcgccatccgatcgaacgaccatccgtccggatgaccgttcgatcgaacgacctgaaaggtagagatacttctctgtttttaaaatgctacagcgaaaacttcaaagctatcatacacaaacacatccatcccaaacgaatgacaatccgaccgaatgaccatccgtccggattgtcatccgatcgaatgccACTTAGTCATTCAGTTCACGTGACACCGTTTTCCGCACTATTCATCGCTTACGCTATCGTTCTGTAATCAAGCTaactttccagcgctcccttcaatccaatccaagATTGTGTTATTCATTTAACACAATCTGttagtatactcgaaccctttttgctttacgcacttttcggtgttacatacgttacttatctaaatcacaatcgacacacaacgcaaacacttttctACGTTGACCTCAACTGCATGTTAtgcgtgttattcgatgaatgcttgtacgttatgtttacacagtgattgttgcctgacaccttagcaacgatagtactatagtttgaaCTCAACACCTGTCGTGGATAAgtgttgttaagggctttacttcacgtgtcacagtggtgatatgtgttgcgcattctacaactcgcagtcacgtctgtgcatatttcattcgcgataacctactagcttcactttgctacatgttacgtGTTGGCTATGCGTAAAACGTTTTcactatctattatactattaaacttgtatgctcacctttacactatgtgtattgacctctattttaacgtatgtgacaggtgtttgagatgctaggatgcttgctatgtggAAATCAagtaggaagagtctagaaacgaACAATTTATAATTATGAGTTGTCAGAACAACtttttatttgtctttgagatattTGGTCTCTAATAATTAAATTGCttgatatgttatggtatgggacgtaactTAATAGTATTTGGtaatattagttgttatggatttctcctgaacaatctgtttcgctcagtgccgcaccccgatgattccgacatcggttggggtgtgacatcttccGTTATCTTGGTTCTCGTATCGCGAATGTCGGGTCGTATGACGGAGGAATGTCGTCAACTTCAGTCTCGAACCGAGCTGAACTGAGCCGAGCCGAACTGAACTGAACCGAGCTGCATCCACACAAATATGCATCAACAGgagtctgtaagtgcagttcTCGTCGGATAACCGTGCTTTATCAGTGCTAGTCAAAGTCCAAAGTCAAGGGAAGTCAAGATCCAACAAGTTCGGACAAAATATGTTAAAAGCCTAACAAATTCGGACAAGTTATGTACGATGGGTCTGAATTTGTGGACATGATATTGTCAGGACTTATGGGTTTGTCGTAGCCTATATATATGGTCGGGATAGAAAGGGTGTGCGAGGTAGAAGGGGTGCGCCACCTAGCCTGGTGTGAGGCTGCACATTACATTATTGTTTGCAAATTAATTTATAAACTGTACAGCTAgatttctttatatatatatatatatatatatatatatatatatatatatatatatatatatatatatatatatatatatatatagtgtgaggttcattggggaacactaaaaaagtggggaacagtggagaaccgactcaaacgaactctgatagtactcattccagcggcgttggaaccggctcgtcgaaccctatcTAGGATCTTTTAAACCTAAACCGTAAATCATAACccataaaccctaaatatattagggtttggcttttagggtttagctttagggtttagccttagggtttaactttaggctttagggtttagctttaggctttagggtttagttttagggtttagctttgaggtttagcctttagggtttagcttttagggtttatagtttagattttacggtttagcttaggttttagccttattttttagctttagggtttagagtttaggagttataatttagggtttagggttaagagatcttagttagagTTCGAAGAGCTGGTTCAAACGCCGcaggaatgagtccaatcggagttcgtttaagtcggttccccgctgttccccacttttttagtgttccccaatgaaccttcccctatatatatatatatatatatatatatatatatatatatatatatatatagggtagggttcatgcgagaaccacccttattgcgagaaccgcgagaaccaatgtgaacatggggcaattttgtaaataccaAACAACTTTTAAAATATTGGACTTCAAGCACAaactaaattaaatttaataCAAACTTTCACATCCACTCTCTCTAACCTCTGATTAGATCTAGATCTCTGAACATTTTCTCAACATTCAGCCTGAATCTCTCAACATTTATCAACAGTTCGTCCCTGAATCTTCAACAATACTCAACAGTTCATCGATTACATCATCGTCTCGAATACATCATCGCTTCACCGTCATCAGTTCAGGATATTGAAGCATCTGGATTGAGAATTTATCTCAGATCTGATATTTTGCCAGCATATAGTCATATAATCGAGGTTAGTCCCCAAAGTCCGTCCAAAATTAGTCCTATAACATATATTATGAACTTGATCATCGTTCGTACATTCTTCATCCATTCGTAATTAGGGCAACATGATTATAAGCATTGTTCATTTTTAATCCTTTCGTAATTAGGGCAACGTGATTATAAGAATAGATGATTCAATGAGTGTGTCATAGTGAATTTGAGCAAATAAAGTTAATAATATCATTCATGTGCATAGTGAATCTGAGTAGATTTGTTTTGGATACGTGTAGTGTGATTTTGTGTAATTAGAATATGCTGGTGTTGTTGTTTTAGGTAATGCACACGTGCATAGTGAACTTGGGCAGTTTTGTGTAAGATACGTGATTTTGTGTAATTAAGATATGATGGTGTTATTGTGATTTTGTGTAATTAGAATATGATGATGTTATTGTTtcatgtgatgcacatgtgcatagcaaACATGAGCAGTTTTGTTTAATATACGTGTTTATGATTTTGTGTAATTAGAttttgttgatgttgttgtttaaagtgatgcatatgtgcatattgaATTTGAGCACATAACATTGAACTTTACATATGGATTGATTTTAAATATCATTATAagaatatgtgatgcacatgtgcattttgattCACAAGTGCATAATGTCAATGacatgtgatgcacatgtgcatacagaTGCACAAATGCATATCGTTTACAGTGATGAAAAAAAAAGGTGTTTAATGCACATACTAATTGAAATTACATTTTGGTTATATTATGTTTCAATTATTACTGTAGGTAAAAAAAAACGGAAAAAAAATTGAAGAGAGTAACATTTGTGTTGAGATAGAATGACGAAGGGGCAACAAAACTGCCTGATGATAAGCAAGGTGAATACAAAAGTATTTAACGAAAAACCAAAAAAGGTTGGTTATTAGTCGATGATGCAGTTGGTAGTATATGCACATGTGAATCCAATTGTTACTTTCATGTTGAGCAATGTTGTTTGATGTCATGTGCAGTTATTGCAGgagaaataaataaaagaataggACAAGTAAAAAGCACGATGTGATGGATGACAAGGGCGACGAGACGGTGGAAAACTTCCATCATTAATGAAAGAAAGTTGTATTGAACGTGTTATATTGAAAATTATGGTTGTGTTTTATGGTGGTTTATATGTTAGTTATTTTTTATTgataatttatatttgtttattggACGATGACAACTATACGATCGTTAATTCAGTAATTTGATGTAATATGGTATAGTATATGttggaaatgcacatgtgcataaggtGAATTAGTATGCATAGTGGTGATATATTATGTGTTTCCGGATGATTATAATCAGTTTACAATGTTTTAAAATGTTATATGGTGGTTAGTATATTATATGTTAGAAATACACAAGTGTTTATTGTTGTGACATAAATGATTATGTtgccaatgcacatgtgcatatttatatattattatgcaTAGTGGTAATGTATGATGGTGTTTGGTATAGGATATGTAGTTTACAATGTTGTATGGTGTATGGTATAGTATATGTTGGAAATGTACAGTTACCTATTGATGTGATATGATGAGTGACATAGTTTATGTTGGCATTGCACATGTACATAACGTGTAGAGGTAGTAATGTATAAtgttgtttgacatattatatggtgggaatgcacatgtgcataatgtatACGTTGCAATGTATAATAGGTGAGTTGAAAATGGAGTACATGTACTTAAAACATAATGGTATTAAAAACCGTGCATCGATAAGTTTAGATGACATGGTTTCAATGTTGAAAATGCACGCATTgggtaatgcacatgtgcatgatgtTGAAACAGTGGACATGTTGGTAATTTATGTTAATTGGTCTTGAATACAACAATGAATACCACACCGCTAAGTAGATAAAAAATAAGTCTAAACAAggaatgtgaaaaaaaaaaacaagtgatAGTCAATTTATAAGTAGTTCGAGTATTTTTTTGGTTGTCCTTCTTTTGAACATAATATGTACCATTCTTTGGACTTAATATGTACCGATGTGTACAATGCTCTGATGTGTACAATGCTCAACGTAGGATTGTTCctatatataaacaaaaaataaaacgAACAAAAAGAGGATATAAATATCATAATTAATAAAACGTATGGAATGTGTACGCACAATGTTTAAACGGTCAACGATGTATACATGGTCAACAGTTTATCGATCAACCATGTATacatgttcaacagtttattggTGATGATCATAGTGGGTCAACAATTTATCAGTGATGATTAGTGGGTCAACAGTTTATCAGTGATAATTATAGGGTGTTAGAGTGATAATTATAGGGTGTTAGCGTtacgatgcacatgtgcattggaAATGTGCTGATGGTTAACATATGATTATAGGGAGATGATTAAAAGGTGTTGGCAATGTGATGCGCATGTGCACGGTTATGTATTAATGGTTAACAGTATAATTAGTTATGATTATGGGGTGTTGTTAacgtgatgcacatgtgcatgttcatGTTAATGATGGTTAACAGTTTACGGATGACGAGTATGGGTGTTATCaacacaatgcacatgtgcacgATCAGTGATGAGTATGGGTgttatcaacataatgcacatgtgcatgatcgTTGTATTGATTCCCAAGAACCATTACAATATACTCTATTCGTTTCATTAACGGATGATAGCAACATAAACCTTTATCAACAAAAACTCGCATTTGTGTTCAGGTTCTATTTTTCTTCAATATACACAGAGAATGATTTACATGCACTTAGTTCTAGAAGACACGTTTGAATATCTCACTGTACAAGATACTTGTGACAGCTAAATAGAATCTCTATGAGGTCAAAAGCAACATATTCATTTATCGATCATAATCTGAGTCTGAATCCTCATCAAACTCGTCATGTTCCCCATTTTCCTGCAATTAAGGTTTTTCTTGGTGAGTATAAACATATTTGCTGCACTACCTATATTATATAATATGGTATAATAAAACTGATGGGTGGAAACGGTATTCTACATTAGCAAGAATCACTGTGGGTATGAATGAGTTTGATAGTAAGTTGGTACTGCAACAAGTATAATTAGTTAATTACTTGATACCTGTTGCTTGGGTGGGTCAGACACAATGTGTAACGGGTCAACACAGGCCGGGTTAAATGCTGATTCTCATATATTTTCCCTAAAATCTGACACGCCCTTTTACTATCAATCTGTTTTTACTCCGTTAAACCAAACACCACTATGTTTCAAAGTAAAGAACAGTAGTTACGGTGAAAAAAAACATGCGCACCTTTCTCTTAGCATAGTCTGCCAAAGCTTTCTCAAACTCTGCTCGTTGTTCTGTCGCAACGTCATAGTACTGCACCTTCACCTATAATAAAATACCACATACCAAAAGATATTAATACTAAGGTGTCATTACTCAGCTACACCCAATTTTGATGGAAAATACCAAGTACGTAGACCCAATTTATAACtagataataaaagtaatcaatatATGAATACACATGCAAAAGATGACTCTTCAGCGAAGTTACAAGATACTACTTCAAACCACTCTACTTTACTTTTTGAAACAACCACCAAACTACCAAAATgcaaaatgcaaaaaaaaaaaaaaaaaaaaaaaaaaaaaaaaaactatagttTAGAAGAATAAACAATCTGGAACTAAAGTCTAAAAGCACCAAATCCGGTGGTCTTTTTAGAATGTAGATTTCCACAATTTGTTCAAACTTAAACCCACGTGTTCTTGCAAATTGTGCGTAAAATCATGAAATAACTTTGACAAACTGAACATTTTGATGTTGCTTCCTGTCACTTACATAATCCATAACCAAATCTAGCATTACCataatttatcaaaatttctCAATTCTTGAGGAATCCATCTATTTTTTATAAGTAGAAAATACCTCATTTGACCTCGTGTGAGTGACCATGTTAATCTCTAAACTTATCAAAATTTCTCAAATAATTAATGATGTAATAAACAACTGAAGatacaaaatttaaaacaatACAAACCTCATAAGTCATGGTCTTCCACTTCTCTCCACAAGCCTTGCCAATCTGCAAAATGAGTTTGTAGGCACATACATGTCAGGTGGCAGAAAAAAGAGTACGATTTTGTTGAAAAGTTATGTAAAAATAGTCGGATGATGAAGAATGAGTTACAGTGAACACCTCACGCATTGACTTGACATCTGGATTTTGCTCTTGGAATTCCTTACGAAAATCCTCCCTTCAATATTTGAAATCATAATGGTTACACAAAAAAGAAAATCATGATACGTTAACGGAGAGCGTTATGAGAAAGAACCAAATGGTTATGTAATCCTAATTTTTTGAATGTAGAATCCATTCAAAAAATATTAAGATTATTCAAACACATGTTTAACTATTTGTGACAAATGACCCATAATTGCACTTAAAGTAATCCATTCCAACAGTATCACTACTTTCGCTACTATATCCTCTGGGATTAAAGAATAGAAAGTTAAAATTCTTATTACTACCGATCATGCATCAGAATGTAATGGGTGCAAAGGACCCCACAATATTACTTTACTTTCATGCATTGCAagtggaaaaggattgaaagcTTATATCAAATGAGTTGACCTTATATAGAATCCACTCATGTTCCACAAGGGCCACTAACCTATGAGTACTATTTGTGTTTGCTTTTTGATTAGCACAACTTCATAATTGCTGCTGGTTTCATTCTAGGGTTTAGGGAAAGTTTATATACATCCAACCAATCTCTTTCTTCAAGTCACTAAACCCCAGAACACCTAGATTTTTCCCAATTTATACATAAATCTATACATCCAATTCAGTTGGAATTTAAAGtgcacacacatacacatatgCAGGGGATTAAATCACAAAACTAAAAGAACATATATAGGAAATAGAAGAAACCATTAACTTTAATAGGGACCCAGTTAAGCCACTCGGAAACCTTAAAATCCGACCCAAAGCAAGCTTCTTCCAGGACTTTTCTAGCCGCTTGAACTGTGAACCCATCAGATTGACGAGGAGGTTATATATGTGATGAATCCGAAGATGCCATATGTATCACAAAGGGGTTACAAGTGCAATCATGTTTTTTTGTAAGTAGATGACAAATAGCAATATAATCAGACTAAGTAAACGTATAAGAACACTTACAGTGAGAATTGGTAACAACATAGAAATCGGTAATAGAATGGATGTAATAAAAAAGTATGTAATTTGTTTTGATTACCGGATAAATGATGTATTCAACCGAGTAATCGTAGAAGGACGAGCCGAATTAGCTATTGCAATGGTGACTTATCAGCAGATGTATGAATGTCAGTGGATGAGTTGTCTTCGTCGGAGTTGTCAACGAAGGAGTTCTCacggtggtggtgcggtggtgtcGCGGTGGTGGCAGAGATGATGTGTCGACGACGGCGGTTGTCAAGGGAATGGTAGCAGTGAGCGATGATTTGAATGAGGATGTAAACCCTAACTATTTGAACAGAACGAAGATGGAAGATGTAAACCCTGTTAGATGGaatttcactttaattacaaaaatgccatgtgttcacactggttctcgcggttctcgcaataaagggtggttcctaacggatccttatcctatatatatatatatatatatatatatatatatatatattcacaaccCATAATCACAACATTCatatatatattcaaatataTTCAAGAACGTTTATCAGTTTCACATAATAATTACTGGAACGTGAACGtgaaaggaaatgatacgatgTTAAAGGTACGAGTGGTCACAACTTAAATTAGGAATCATGTAGAACAACTGAAATATAGCCTGACCCGGGCCGGGATAACTGTGCCGGATCATTCCTACACAACTACAAAagatagaaaaaaaaatattttaaaacacCACAAACTTGCCAAATCAGACCCGCCACCCAATCAGTTTTCTTTATATTTATGTCATTCTATTTTTTTAAACACCCTTTTAGCCCTAATAAAAGTCATTATGAACTAATTTTAAAAATCAGATTATTTATTTTCTTAAACGAACTAGTGCAAGTAATGTTCCCTCAATTCAAATCGTTTAATGACAAATCAAGGGATTCACCTTTCTACGCACGTAATATTAATCAACGAATCAGTAtaaaatcttgaaaaataaatGAAACAACGACTCAGATTGTAAATTTGAATTTTGTAGATATACTTATCACGTATTTAGAGAACTTATATTAAACAGTAATAATTTTCAGTTACAAATAATAGAACTTATTTTATAAACACCGACATTCTGTACACAATAAAATTCGTATAAATAAGTAACACACCCTAATTTCATATTCACCATACTATAGCTACTAAATAAATTGCTTCAAAACTCACTATCTATACGCTATGGAGAAATACGAAAGAATCATGGAAATTGGACGTGGGGCTTATGGAGTTGTGTGGAAAGCCATGAATAAGCAAACTGGTGAACTTGTTGCGATCAAGAAACTCATCCAAGAATATCACACAGCGGAAGACTGCATGAACCTGAGGGAAGTCAAATCACTCATCAAGATGGCCAATCAACCGAATATCGTAAAACTCAAGGAGATCATACGAGAAAACAACACATTGTTCTTGATATTCGAATGCATGGAATGCGATCTCTACAAGTTTACGGTTGCAAGAATGAAACTTTTCTCCGAAACCGAAATCAGAAACTTGTGTTTCCAAATCTTTCAAGGACTTGCACACATGCACCACAAAGGATACTTTCACCGTGATCTCAAACCGGAGAACCTTCTTGTATCTAACAATCTGGTAAAGATCAGTGATCTTGGTATGGCACGCGAGATGAATGGTAAACCGCCATATACGCATAATGTTACAACGTTGTGGTATCATGCCCCGGAGGTCTTTCTACGTGCGCCATATTACAATTCTTCGGTTGATATGTGGGCAGCTGGTGCAATCATGGCTGAGTTATTTACCAACCAACCATTGTTTCAAGGTTCTTCTGAATCAGATGTAATTTATAAAATCTGCCGAGTGTTAGGCACCCCAACTGAAAGCACGTGGTTCTCGGGACTTGATCTTGCTAGAAACATATGTTATGggtttcctgattttcctggtgTGCGGTTTTCTGAACTATTGCCGACTGTAAACTCTGATGCGGTTAATCTTattgcttcgcttctttcatggtGTCCTTGTGAAAGGCCCACAACCATGCAAGCGCTGCAGCATCCTTTCTTTCATGGGTGTTATCGCGTGCCTCCAACCTCCGCCTTGAAGACACATGTTGTAACATTCTTAATTCCGTAACACTCGTGTTCAGAATTGCTAGGCAACGAGAGCTGTTGAAGGAGACAAGAAGCTTAAGAAGTTGTGCGGGTGGGTCAGAGAGAGTGGATGCA
Above is a window of Helianthus annuus cultivar XRQ/B chromosome 14, HanXRQr2.0-SUNRISE, whole genome shotgun sequence DNA encoding:
- the LOC110906832 gene encoding high mobility group B protein 14-like, with amino-acid sequence REDFRKEFQEQNPDVKSMREIGKACGEKWKTMTYEVKVQYYDVATEQRAEFEKALADYAKRKENGEHDEFDEDSDSDYDR
- the LOC110906833 gene encoding cyclin-dependent kinase F-4, encoding MEKYERIMEIGRGAYGVVWKAMNKQTGELVAIKKLIQEYHTAEDCMNLREVKSLIKMANQPNIVKLKEIIRENNTLFLIFECMECDLYKFTVARMKLFSETEIRNLCFQIFQGLAHMHHKGYFHRDLKPENLLVSNNLVKISDLGMAREMNGKPPYTHNVTTLWYHAPEVFLRAPYYNSSVDMWAAGAIMAELFTNQPLFQGSSESDVIYKICRVLGTPTESTWFSGLDLARNICYGFPDFPGVRFSELLPTVNSDAVNLIASLLSWCPCERPTTMQALQHPFFHGCYRVPPTSALKTHVVTFLIP